The following are encoded together in the Atribacterota bacterium genome:
- a CDS encoding sugar ABC transporter permease has product MPKKGKEGYLFILPSVLTLFVIVIFPTLFLWYVSLTNYDLSMGWEQKSFVGLRNFSFLLFEDKDFWHSLRISLLFMGVTVSFEFILGLGVALLFHRHLRGKRAWMSLLMLPMVITPTIISLIWKLMLNTEYGVLNFLLSQIGLW; this is encoded by the coding sequence GTGCCAAAAAAGGGCAAAGAAGGGTATCTCTTTATTTTACCATCGGTTTTGACGCTTTTTGTTATCGTCATTTTCCCCACCCTTTTTCTCTGGTATGTGAGTCTTACCAATTATGACCTCTCCATGGGATGGGAACAAAAATCCTTTGTGGGGTTGCGCAATTTTTCCTTTCTTCTCTTCGAAGACAAAGATTTCTGGCACTCTCTGAGGATTAGCCTTCTCTTTATGGGGGTCACGGTGAGTTTCGAATTCATTCTTGGTCTGGGTGTAGCGCTTCTTTTTCATCGACATCTTCGGGGGAAAAGAGCCTGGATGTCCCTTTTAATGCTTCCCATGGTGATTACTCCTACCATTATCTCGCTGATCTGGAAGCTCATGCTCAACACTGAATACGGAGTGCTCAATTTTCTGCTCTCCCAGATTGGCCTTTGGA